One part of the Vicia villosa cultivar HV-30 ecotype Madison, WI linkage group LG6, Vvil1.0, whole genome shotgun sequence genome encodes these proteins:
- the LOC131609667 gene encoding wall-associated receptor kinase-like 2 gives MEFPYHYILSTTFLLLFMFPDSVNCQQLYLNTTVTDCSDNPSAPKGYLCNGPQMSSCNSFLVFRSKPPYDNPITIANLLSSEASTIASINNISRDTKLPSNKTIIVPILCSCSGNIYQHNTLYTVKKGDTYFQLVNKTYQSLTTCQALRGQNYYASVNITIGAQLTIPLLCACPTTKQMAKGITSLLVYTVNYGETVDSIAKAYGVDEQSILEANELQVAPNKNRRVILFALSPILVPLRGKSCKEDPDSFYCTCSQGRFEDGTCNDSHGQKFPAKLIAALGVGIGAAFLVLFLLGYKLYQYIQKRRATIRKEKLFRQNGGYLLQEKLSSYGNGEMAKLFTGEELQRATDNYNQSRFLGQGGYGTVYKGMLPDGTIVAVKKSKQLDRNQVEAFVNEVVILSQINHRNIVKLLGCCLETETPILVYEYINNGNLSQHIHMRDNESPLSWEIRLRIACEVAGAVAYMHFSASIPIFHRDLKPTNILLDSNYSAKVSDFGTSRSIPLDKTHLTTAVGGTFGYMDPEYFQSSQFTDKSDVYSFGVILVEIITGRKPITFNDEDEGQNMTARFLSAMKDNQVSHVVDNTVLKEARKDDILAIANLAMRCLRLNGKKRPTMKEVSAELEALRKVQSFLYIKDDHKKPSDGQLFEHSTNVISQESTVESFSLSSQMESTSY, from the exons ATTTATGTTTCCTGATTCAGTCAACTGTCAACAATTATACCTTAACACAACTGTCACTGATTGCTCAGACAATCCTTCAGCACCAAAAGGATACCTATGCAATGGCCCTCAAATGTCATCATGCAATTCATTCTTAGTTTTCAGGTCCAAACCCCCTTATGACAATCCTATAACTATTGCCAACCTTCTTAGTTCTGAAGCATCAACCATAGCTTCAATTAACAATATCTCAAGAGATACCAAGCTTCCTTCGAATAAAACAATCATTGTCCCTATTTTGTGTTCATGTTCTGGAAATATCTATCAGCATAACACCCTTTACACTGTCAAAAAAGGTGATACCTACTTTCAATTGGTAAATAAAACTTACCAAAGCCTCACAACATGTCAGGCTTTAAGGGGTCAGAATTACTATGCTTCTGTAAACATTACAATTGGTGCTCAGCTCACAATTCCATTGCTTTGTGCTTGTCCTACAACAAAACAGATGGCAAAAGGGATCACCTCTTTGCTGGTTTACACAGTGAACTATGGCGAAACTGTTGACTCTATAGCTAAGGCTTATGGTGTTGATGAACAAAGTATACTAGAAGCAAATGAATTGCAAGTGGCACCAAATAAAAACAGAAGGGTGATCCTCTTTGCCTTGTCACCTATATTAGTTCCTCTTAGAGGCAAGAGTTGCAAAGAGGATCCTGATAGTTTCTATTGTACTTGCTCTCAAGGAAGGTTTGAGGACGGAACCTGTAACGATTCTCATGGGCAAAAGTTTCCAGCCAAATTGATTGCTGCATTAG GGGTTGGAATTGGTGCGGCCTTTCTGGTTTTGTTTCTTTTGGGTTACAAGTTATATCAATATATACAGAAAAGAAGAGCGACTATTCGTAAGGAAAAGCTATTCAGACAAAATGGTGGTTACCTGTTACAAGAGAAGTTATCATCTTATGGAAATGGagaaatggcaaagcttttcacAGGAGAAGAGCTTCAAAGAGCAACCGATAACTACAACCAGAGTAGATTTCTCGGTCAGGGTGGCTATGGCACGGTGTACAAAGGAATGTTACCAGATGGAACCATAGTAGCAGTTAAAAAGTCGAAACAGCTTGACAGGAACCAAGTAGAAGCTTTTGTTAATGAAGTGGTCATCTTATCTCAAATCAACCACAGAAACATTGTTAAACTCTTAGGATGTTGTCTTGAGACAGAAACTCCAATACTTGTCTATGAATATATTAATAACGGAAATCTTTCTCAACATATACATATGAGAGACAATGAATCACCCCTTTCGTGGGAAATTCGCCTTCGAATTGCATGTGAAGTTGCTGGAGCAGTGGCATATATGCATTTTTCAGCTTCTATTCCAATCTTCCACAGAGACCTCAAACCAACCAACATACTTCTAGACAGTAACTATAGTGCCAAAGTGTCTGATTTTGGAACATCAAGATCAATACCATTAGATAAGACTCACTTAACCACAGCTGTAGGAGGCACTTTTGGCTACATGGACCCTGAATATTTCCAGTCCAGTCAATTTACAGATAAGAGTGATGTATATAGTTTCGGTGTTATTCTTGTAGAGATTATAACCGGTAGAAAGCCAATTACATtcaatgatgaagatgaaggacAAAATATGACTGCACGTTTCCTTTCTGCTATGAAAGACAACCAAGTTTCTCATGTTGTAGACAACACAGTGCTTAAGGAAGCAAGAAAAGATGACATTCTTGCTATTGCAAATCTTGCAATGAGGTGTTTGAGACTTAATGGTAAGAAAAGACCAACAATGAAAGAGGTTTCAGCAGAATTAGAAGCACTGAGAAAGGTGCAAAGTTTTTTATATATCAAAGATGATCATAAGAAACCAAGTGATGGACAATTATTTGAGCATTCAACTAATGTCATATCTCAGGAGTCCACAGTGGAAAGTTTTTCACTATCCTCTCAAATGGAGTCTACTTCCTACTAA
- the LOC131612155 gene encoding uncharacterized protein LOC131612155, with amino-acid sequence MAEKSVHLPQDLIIEILLRLPVKNVLCCKCVRKYSEILLIDFNASLNNESSYASPSHDFLPPESPLQIGSIHWMVCNYKLSTDVYCDVIIAFDLKESRMSEMALPYCFNYKDYPSNHNLLVLGGLISASTVGMHTVKIWVMKEYAVYSSWTKILEFFVDPALHNSLSIVCFTNRGDIIGRDDEGGLMKFNDKGHLLEHYSSPKGIDPRGFQMAVYTESLFSFPCGIQQV; translated from the exons ATGGCGGAGAAAAGCGTTCATCTTCCTCAAGATCTGATAATTGAAATTCTGTTGAGATTGCCAGTGAAGAATGTATTATGTTGCAAGTGCGTAA GAAAATATTCTGAAATcctattaattgattttaatgcATCGCTTAACAATGAGTCATCATATGCTTCCCCAAGCCACGATTTTCTGCCCCCGGAATCACCTCTTCAAATTGGTTCTATTCATTGGATGGTTTGTAATTACAAGTTATCAACGGACGTTTATTGTGACGTTATTATTGCCTTTGATTTGAAGGAAAGCAGAATGTCAGAGATGGCACTGCCATATTGTTTTAATTATAAAGATTATCCTAGCAACCACAATTTGCTGGTACTTGGCGGACTTATTAGTGCATCGACTGTGGGCATGCATACGGTTAAGATATGGGTGATGAAAGAATATGCAGTGTATTCATCTTGGACTAAGATTCTTGAATTTTTTGTTGATCCTGCTTTGCACAATTCTTTATCCATAGTATGCTTTACAAATCGTGGTGATATAATTGGAAGAGATGATGAAGGTGGATTGATGAAGTTTAATGACAAAGGACATCTTCTGGAGCACTACTCGAGTCCTAAGGGCATCGACCCAAGAGGATTCCAAATGGCGGTGTATACAGAGTCTCTGTTTTCATTCCCTTGTGGCATTCAGCAGGTCTAA